The Pyrococcus kukulkanii genome contains a region encoding:
- a CDS encoding DUF1699 family protein, with protein MRVEITARNVRELLRKIDESLNEDVTEVYINLRPTKEVVVRILENAPNVKVIGCPPSLYPKVSKKVINALEKMGIRVVPIAKGRGRPRKYSEKTVSLIREMLHRGKSPREISRSLGIPIRTLYYLISIYNLRPFVVEDDKD; from the coding sequence ATGAGAGTCGAGATAACAGCTCGAAACGTGAGGGAGTTGTTGAGGAAGATAGATGAGAGCCTTAATGAGGATGTGACCGAAGTTTACATTAACTTAAGGCCAACAAAGGAAGTGGTAGTTCGAATTCTTGAGAATGCTCCAAACGTTAAGGTGATAGGATGTCCCCCTAGCCTCTATCCAAAGGTGTCTAAGAAGGTTATTAACGCTCTTGAAAAGATGGGGATAAGGGTTGTCCCGATAGCTAAGGGGAGAGGAAGGCCCAGAAAGTACTCAGAGAAGACGGTAAGTTTAATTCGGGAGATGCTCCATCGGGGTAAGAGTCCCAGGGAGATAAGTAGATCTCTGGGGATACCGATAAGGACCTTGTATTACCTCATTTCGATATATAATTTAAGACCGTTTGTGGTTGAAGATGATAAGGACTGA